TTGAGCCATACAATGTATGTTTGCTTGGTCCaattcatatattatgatttgagtcaattcatataagaatattaattattaagaattttattaaattatatattttaattaaaatatatttaataataattatgtttaaatatgattaaattatttattattgatattaataatcttattaaaatttaaataacaataacaataataatttaccaaacaaatttcgctaattattaagaattttattaaattatatattttaattaaaatatatttaataataattatgtttaaatatgtttaaaatatttattattgataataataatcttattaaaatttaaataacaataacaataatcatttaccaaaacaaatttatgctaggggtattctagtcatttttgttttttccattatgctattacacctctattccattcaaccaaacacaatattactattacgcctctattccattacattcaaccaaacagttgatttgctattacacctctaatccaatacacctctaaaccaatacagcgaaccaaacgcatCCTTATGATATTAGAACTCATGCCTTATCAAGCATGTTATCCcattttaaaattggtttattcTGCAGCAAAAAATGCTCATCACAATAGGGATTTTACTAAAGCGAGTTTAATCATTAGTCAAGTTGTTGAGGgatataaatcataattataataattaatgaaaatgattGCAGCAATAACCataattatagttttaataataattaatatattaataaataatttatgaaataaaatataatgattataaTTGAATGTATGATATCTACTAGCTCActattaagaatatatatatatatatattttaattagtcttaaactttatttaaggaaaaaaacttaaattgattagaataatataaaaaatagaaaattggtCCAAATTTTAAGATTACGTCTGCAATCTAAGATTATCTAAGGAATGAGCCGTAATAAGATTACACCCTATATTATGAGATGATCGTAATGTGAGATTACGGGATGTCAGGATGTTAAAATCTAAACACTATAATCTGATTTTGGAATGTAACATCACGAGCCATAATGTTACATTCGGCGAACCAAACGCCCCCTAGGCATATATAAGGGAGGTAGGCCCCTAGcccccaaaattgaaaaattataattctagcctctaaatgatcaaattataaattaataaaagagaaacttatattttaacaccaaaattaaaaaaaacatttaatttaatcccttaaaatataaaataataaaatctagaTTTAACATATAGTTTAATTTTCAACcataaaaagaaatttggaataaaatctGATTATAGTGACTACATTTcttaacaataaaatgtatggtAGATTGATATTAAGATAATTTAGAAAACCAAATTAAGAGAAGACATTGGGGTACTAATGCctgcaaaattaaataattataaagtatttttactttttatataacTGTTTTTTCATTACAACAACCAgacacaaataattttatttgaaaagtcTTCATTTCTCCCAAAAAGTCCTCTTTATAAATTAACATCGCTCCATTCCCTTGCCCGCCTGTAACCCTCTCTGTCTTTCTCTCTGTATTTCCTTTCATTCACTTACCTTTTCCTTTTTGGCCATGGCTACTTGTTCAGCGGACTTAGCTCCGCTTCTTGGCCCCAACGCCACCGCGGCAGCCGACTACATATGCAACAAGTTCAGTGACACTTCCTTTGCCGTTGATAACACTTACCTTCTCTTCTCAGCCTACCTCGTCTTCTCCATGCAACTTGGCTTCGCCATGCTTTGCGCTGGTTCAGTGCGTGCCAAAAACACCATGAACATCATGCTTACTAACGTCCTCGACGCCGCCATTGGTGGCCTCTTTTACTACCTTTTCGGGTTTGCCTTTGCCTTTGGTTCCCCTTCCAATGGCTTCATTGGTCGCCACCACTTTGCCTTACGATCCGTTCCTTCATCTTCGTTTGATTATAGCAATTTCCTTTATCAATGGGCTTTTGCTATTGCAGCTGCTGGGATTACCAGTGGTTCCATAGCTGAAAGAACCCAATTCGTTTCTTATCTTATCTATTCCTCGTTCTTAACCGGTTTTGTTTACCCTGTTGTTTCTCATTGGTTTTGGGCGACTGACGGTTGGGCCAGCGCTTTGCGAACAGATGACTTCTTGTTTGGCAGTGGGGTTATTGACTTTGCTGGTTCGGGGGTTGTTCATGTAGTTGGTGGTGTAGCCGGTTTATGGGGTGCACTTATTGAAGGGCCAAGGATAGGCCGGTTCGACCATTCGGGTAGGTCAGTTGCCTTGCGTGGTCATAGTGCAACCCTTGTTGTTATTGGAACTTTCATGCTGTGGTTCGGTTGGTATGGGTTCAACCCCGGTTCATTCAACAAAATCTCCAGCTTTTACACCTCCGGCAACTATTATGGTCAGTGGAGTGCGGTGGGGAGAACGGCGGTGACCACCACTTTAGCAGGATGCACGGCGGCGTTGACTACCCTTTTTGGGAAAAGGATTTTGACCGGTCATTGGAATGTGACTGATGTTTGCAACGGTTTGCTTGGTGGGTTTGCTGCTATCACGGCAGGCTGCTCTGTTGTTGAACCCTGGGCTGCCATTATTTGTGGCTTTGTGGCTGCTTGGGTGTTGATCAGTTGCAACAAGTTGGCCGAGAAAGTGAAGTTCGATGATCCACTAGAAGCGGCTCAACTACATGGTGGATGTGGTGCTTGGGGAATTATTTTTACAGCTTTGTTTGCTTCGGAAAAGTATGTGAGGGAAGTTTACCCCAGCAGGCCAGTTCGATATGGGTTATTTATGGGAGGTGGAGGGAGACTGTTGGCTGCTCATATTATCCAAATTCTGGTCATTGTTGGCTGGGTGAGTGTTACAATGGGGACTTTGTTCtattttcttcataaatttggGCTTTTAAGGATTTCAGCTGATGATGAAATGGCTGGCATGGACCTAACA
This genomic window from Gossypium raimondii isolate GPD5lz chromosome 10, ASM2569854v1, whole genome shotgun sequence contains:
- the LOC105778422 gene encoding ammonium transporter 1 member 1, whose protein sequence is MATCSADLAPLLGPNATAAADYICNKFSDTSFAVDNTYLLFSAYLVFSMQLGFAMLCAGSVRAKNTMNIMLTNVLDAAIGGLFYYLFGFAFAFGSPSNGFIGRHHFALRSVPSSSFDYSNFLYQWAFAIAAAGITSGSIAERTQFVSYLIYSSFLTGFVYPVVSHWFWATDGWASALRTDDFLFGSGVIDFAGSGVVHVVGGVAGLWGALIEGPRIGRFDHSGRSVALRGHSATLVVIGTFMLWFGWYGFNPGSFNKISSFYTSGNYYGQWSAVGRTAVTTTLAGCTAALTTLFGKRILTGHWNVTDVCNGLLGGFAAITAGCSVVEPWAAIICGFVAAWVLISCNKLAEKVKFDDPLEAAQLHGGCGAWGIIFTALFASEKYVREVYPSRPVRYGLFMGGGGRLLAAHIIQILVIVGWVSVTMGTLFYFLHKFGLLRISADDEMAGMDLTRHGGLAYVYHDEDESQKQGTQMRKIESHPSPSSV